A genomic segment from Sorangium aterium encodes:
- a CDS encoding AraC family transcriptional regulator, with protein MATSDRSRAEYQRRVNRVIDYIQAHRAEDLSLDTLAAVAAFSPFHFHRVFKSMTGENLREFIQRTRLETAASHLVQRPRADILEIALENGFGSASAFARAFKERFGMSASAWRNGGATDARKAGQADRKPGEVERNPCKAAVCAPYQDASSSGADARQDEEEIMNVTVKTLPSYHVAYVRCVGPYGPGGSVDEAWQRLVRWASARDLWTPDRICLNIAHDNPKVTEPAKCRLDAAIVIPQDFKADGDVNVTDVAGGKYAAGAFLGEAHTIGAAWDQLFGRWLPESGYQPDHRPCFELYQGEFHDPKTNSFRCELCLPVRPL; from the coding sequence GTGGCAACGTCCGACAGGAGCCGCGCCGAGTACCAGCGGCGGGTCAACCGCGTGATCGACTACATCCAGGCCCACCGCGCGGAGGACCTCTCCCTCGACACGCTGGCGGCCGTGGCGGCGTTCTCGCCGTTTCACTTCCACCGCGTGTTCAAGTCCATGACGGGCGAGAACCTTCGCGAGTTCATCCAGCGGACGCGCCTCGAGACCGCTGCGAGCCACCTCGTGCAGCGGCCGCGCGCCGACATCCTCGAGATCGCCCTCGAGAACGGCTTCGGCTCGGCGAGCGCCTTCGCGCGCGCCTTCAAGGAGCGCTTCGGCATGAGCGCGTCCGCCTGGCGCAACGGCGGCGCCACGGACGCGCGCAAGGCGGGGCAAGCGGATCGCAAGCCGGGTGAAGTCGAGCGCAATCCGTGCAAAGCAGCGGTCTGCGCGCCCTACCAAGATGCCTCCTCGTCGGGCGCGGACGCCCGCCAAGACGAGGAGGAGATCATGAACGTGACCGTGAAGACCCTGCCGAGCTACCACGTGGCCTATGTCCGATGCGTCGGCCCCTACGGCCCGGGAGGGAGCGTCGACGAGGCCTGGCAGCGGCTCGTGCGCTGGGCCAGCGCCCGCGATCTGTGGACCCCGGACCGCATCTGCCTCAACATCGCGCACGACAACCCCAAGGTCACCGAGCCTGCCAAGTGCCGCCTCGACGCCGCCATCGTGATCCCGCAGGACTTCAAGGCGGACGGCGACGTCAACGTGACCGACGTCGCCGGCGGCAAGTACGCCGCGGGCGCGTTCCTCGGCGAGGCGCACACGATCGGCGCCGCCTGGGACCAGCTCTTCGGCAGGTGGCTCCCTGAGAGCGGCTATCAGCCCGATCACCGGCCCTGCTTCGAGCTCTACCAGGGCGAGTTCCACGATCCCAAGACCAACAGCTTCCGCTGCGAGCTCTGCCTGCCGGTGCGCCCGCTCTAG
- a CDS encoding DUF4185 domain-containing protein codes for MGAAGFALLCAGCGEEAPEAAVRAVRDLGALEFAPAIRGRDGGYSARWGDRSVWVFGDTTLEMPGEDGALWRSSTFCATDDLDASDGLSSLTEPLDADGAPREFLPFTEEELAFNLEHSDPRSEETCEEDCGARYALWPGPIVVDEATGRALVFYSKVTGRLGAGAFEVDMLGSSIAVWESLDAPPARPEVRPGAADPTLLFGADEPLLTSAALVREGMLYAYACACSGLTCPCIVARAPLAEATERDAWRFFSDERWVKGHGEAEPVMAGAPMMSVHWNEHVGRYIALYSEPVSSEISIRTAPAPEGPWSDSAVVLTAEVPPTPDAWPYAALVHAELAREGERVEYMTYFRETGFLEGEIRLVELELE; via the coding sequence ATGGGAGCCGCCGGGTTCGCTCTCCTGTGCGCCGGGTGTGGCGAGGAGGCGCCCGAGGCCGCGGTGCGCGCGGTGCGCGACCTGGGCGCGCTGGAGTTTGCCCCGGCGATCCGAGGGCGGGACGGCGGCTACAGCGCGCGGTGGGGCGACCGATCGGTGTGGGTGTTCGGCGACACGACCTTGGAGATGCCGGGGGAAGACGGGGCGCTCTGGAGGTCGAGCACCTTCTGCGCGACCGACGATCTGGATGCGTCGGATGGGCTCTCGTCGCTCACCGAGCCGCTCGACGCGGACGGCGCGCCGCGGGAGTTCCTGCCGTTCACCGAGGAGGAGCTCGCGTTCAACCTCGAGCACTCCGACCCTCGTTCGGAGGAGACGTGCGAGGAGGACTGCGGAGCGCGCTATGCGCTGTGGCCGGGCCCCATCGTCGTCGACGAGGCGACCGGCCGTGCGCTCGTCTTCTACAGCAAGGTGACGGGGCGACTCGGGGCCGGGGCGTTCGAAGTCGACATGCTGGGTTCGTCCATCGCTGTCTGGGAGAGCCTCGACGCGCCCCCCGCACGCCCGGAGGTGCGCCCGGGCGCTGCGGATCCGACGCTCCTCTTCGGCGCGGATGAGCCCTTGCTCACGTCGGCGGCGCTCGTCCGCGAGGGGATGCTCTACGCCTATGCCTGCGCGTGCTCGGGTCTCACGTGCCCGTGCATCGTCGCGCGCGCCCCGCTCGCGGAGGCAACGGAGCGCGACGCGTGGCGGTTCTTCTCGGACGAGCGCTGGGTGAAGGGCCATGGTGAGGCGGAGCCGGTCATGGCGGGGGCACCGATGATGTCGGTGCATTGGAATGAGCATGTCGGCAGGTACATCGCGCTGTACAGCGAGCCGGTATCGTCGGAGATCTCGATCCGGACGGCTCCGGCGCCGGAGGGGCCCTGGTCGGACAGCGCGGTGGTTCTCACCGCCGAGGTCCCGCCTACGCCGGATGCGTGGCCCTATGCCGCCCTCGTGCACGCGGAGCTCGCGCGGGAAGGAGAGCGGGTGGAGTACATGACGTACTTCCGGGAGACGGGGTTCCTGGAGGGGGAGATCCGGCTCGTCGAGCTGGAGCTCGAGTAG